A stretch of Cytophagales bacterium DNA encodes these proteins:
- a CDS encoding TonB-dependent receptor — protein MFKKILTLMFIGSIYWAQAQIPLKGRVVDENNNPLIGAAVFVSGTTHGTTTDVNGAFTLAIHHPDRDLVFSFIGYTNDTIAANNIPAIIQLAPAASELQEVVIKAETSFYDELDPIHNQVILESELLKAACCNLSESFETNASVDVSFSDAVSGSKQIMMLGLDGKYVQIQRENVPNVRGLTSRFGMGYIPGTWIQSIDVGKGAGSVVNGYESMTGQINLEFKKPEHSEKVYLNAYANAFGRSELNFNSAYDLNDKWSSAVLFHSDYFDNEIDRNDDGFLDLPKSRQINLMNRYKFQGEKLVSQIGVNVMVDQKAGGETGFGFGDDASTSSLYGFSNLTKKFEVFGKTGLLFPKTPYKGWGFIYSGTIQDMDSNFGRNDYSGRQETLYGNVIHQNIIGNSFHQYKTGVSFLYDRYQESYADSAFSRTEEVPGAYFEYSWLPTEDITLVAGARTDFHNLYGTYYTPRLHFRYQLNPVTTLRTSVGRGYRTPNVIAENTRVLISNRSIRVLEAIEPEVSWNAGGSIVTAVQLGERKIDVIADYFYTFFENQLVMDLDANSREVQFFNLANESFAHSLQFEASMRINEHWALKGAYKYYNVQSQFGGVQRQVPFTARNRFFVNASYATKFDKWTWDATLHWVGKKRLPNTQDKPAEFQKASFAPAYSLVNTQISRGFRWGSIYLGSENLLDFRQDDPIIDAENPFGEQFDGSLVWGPIAGRLVYAGFRYRIKRN, from the coding sequence ATGTTTAAAAAAATATTAACCTTAATGTTCATTGGCTCAATTTATTGGGCTCAAGCGCAAATTCCCCTCAAAGGGCGTGTCGTGGACGAAAACAATAACCCGTTGATCGGAGCAGCAGTTTTCGTATCTGGAACTACTCATGGTACTACCACAGATGTTAATGGCGCTTTTACATTAGCCATTCATCACCCAGACCGTGACCTGGTCTTTTCTTTCATTGGCTATACGAATGATACAATTGCTGCCAACAACATTCCAGCGATCATACAATTAGCACCTGCAGCTTCAGAATTACAGGAAGTGGTCATCAAAGCGGAAACTAGTTTTTACGATGAACTGGATCCGATTCACAATCAGGTCATTCTGGAGTCGGAATTATTAAAGGCGGCCTGCTGTAACCTGAGCGAAAGCTTTGAAACGAATGCATCTGTAGACGTTTCTTTTAGTGATGCGGTAAGCGGCAGCAAGCAGATCATGATGCTGGGACTAGACGGAAAATACGTACAGATCCAGCGAGAAAATGTTCCTAACGTTCGAGGACTTACCTCCAGATTTGGTATGGGATATATTCCTGGTACGTGGATTCAGTCCATAGATGTAGGCAAGGGTGCGGGATCTGTGGTCAATGGGTACGAATCCATGACAGGACAGATCAACCTGGAATTCAAAAAGCCTGAACACAGTGAAAAGGTCTACCTCAATGCTTATGCAAATGCGTTTGGGAGATCCGAGCTCAATTTCAATTCGGCATACGACCTTAATGACAAGTGGAGCAGTGCGGTCCTTTTTCATTCCGACTATTTTGATAATGAAATTGATCGCAATGATGATGGTTTTCTGGACCTCCCCAAGTCAAGGCAGATCAACCTGATGAACCGGTACAAATTCCAGGGCGAAAAGTTGGTTTCACAAATTGGAGTAAATGTGATGGTTGATCAAAAAGCGGGTGGAGAAACAGGATTCGGGTTTGGCGATGACGCCAGTACCTCTTCGCTATATGGGTTTTCCAACCTGACGAAGAAGTTCGAAGTGTTTGGAAAGACTGGCTTATTATTTCCTAAGACGCCATACAAAGGTTGGGGATTCATTTACTCAGGTACCATTCAGGACATGGATTCCAACTTCGGTAGAAATGACTATTCCGGCCGTCAGGAAACTTTGTACGGGAATGTGATCCATCAAAACATCATCGGGAATTCATTTCATCAATACAAAACCGGGGTTAGTTTCCTTTACGATCGCTATCAGGAAAGCTATGCAGATTCAGCCTTTTCCAGGACTGAAGAAGTGCCTGGTGCGTACTTTGAATACTCCTGGTTGCCCACAGAGGACATTACCCTGGTGGCCGGAGCAAGGACTGATTTTCATAACCTATATGGCACTTATTATACTCCAAGGCTTCATTTCCGGTATCAACTCAATCCAGTCACCACCTTGCGGACTTCTGTAGGACGTGGGTATCGAACACCAAATGTAATCGCAGAAAATACCCGTGTACTGATTTCCAATCGTTCCATTCGGGTATTAGAAGCCATCGAACCAGAAGTGTCCTGGAATGCTGGTGGAAGTATTGTAACAGCTGTTCAGTTGGGAGAACGTAAAATAGATGTGATCGCAGACTACTTCTACACGTTCTTCGAAAACCAACTGGTAATGGATCTGGATGCCAATTCCAGGGAAGTGCAGTTCTTTAATTTGGCAAACGAGTCTTTTGCACACAGTTTGCAGTTCGAAGCTTCTATGCGCATCAATGAGCATTGGGCACTAAAGGGTGCTTACAAGTACTACAACGTCCAAAGTCAGTTTGGCGGAGTGCAACGGCAGGTACCGTTTACAGCCCGTAACCGGTTCTTTGTCAACGCAAGCTACGCCACCAAATTTGACAAATGGACATGGGATGCCACGTTGCACTGGGTAGGTAAAAAACGCTTACCCAATACTCAGGACAAACCAGCAGAGTTTCAAAAAGCATCCTTTGCTCCAGCTTATTCCCTTGTCAACACGCAAATTTCCCGAGGGTTTCGCTGGGGAAGTATTTACCTCGGATCGGAAAACTTGCTGGATTTCCGACAAGATGACCCCATCATCGATGCTGAAAATCCTTTTGGAGAACAATTCGATGGGTCACTGGTATGGGGACCTATTGCCGGCCGGCTGGTATATGCCGGATTTAGATACAGAATTAAAAGAAATTAA
- a CDS encoding heavy metal-associated domain-containing protein — translation MKNLLTTLCFAILLSGTALAQENKTQKAEILTSAICEMCKETIEYELTFTKGIKFVELDTDSKIVTVEFNPKKISVEDIRKGISGVGYNADSVKRDPKAYTNLPFCCRDGGHDNDH, via the coding sequence ATGAAAAATCTATTGACCACCCTATGCTTTGCCATCTTATTGAGTGGCACAGCTCTCGCCCAGGAAAACAAAACCCAGAAAGCGGAAATCCTTACAAGTGCCATCTGCGAAATGTGTAAGGAAACCATCGAATATGAATTGACCTTCACCAAGGGGATCAAGTTCGTAGAGCTAGATACTGACTCAAAAATCGTAACGGTTGAATTCAATCCTAAAAAGATTTCTGTTGAAGACATCAGAAAGGGCATTTCTGGTGTTGGATACAATGCTGATTCGGTTAAAAGAGATCCAAAAGCTTACACTAACTTGCCGTTTTGTTGCCGCGATGGCGGCCATGATAACGATCATTGA
- a CDS encoding exo-alpha-sialidase codes for MRNFLLLLLGFLFACSQPEPELHEIEWLDLPTIGNNGLPYLETGLDGVLRCSWVETSGDTATLKFSTFQNEQWTTPEKVASGTNWFVNWADYPKISASENVMIAHYLQKSAPDTYAYDVKVKVRNSSGWSEPFKVHDDSTETEHGFVSIIPQAGDQFRLVWLDGRNTTGAHEGAMTLRTAMIDHSGNVSERTRLDERVCDCCATAAVATTNGPIVAYRDRSPDEIRDISLVQLMESSELGWVYNESISMDNWEIAGCPVNGPSIDANGNLVALGWFTGAQNKPRVQLAISSNGGTSFETPILIDSKEPFGRVAVNLLSEDLIGVTWLARNGEEGLIKLKIINKSGMVLKEMVITKTSGARLSGFPQMAVQNDYLYFANTQPGSEALNVQVGRLKYK; via the coding sequence ATGCGAAATTTTCTTTTGCTTCTGCTAGGATTCCTATTTGCCTGTTCTCAACCGGAACCTGAACTTCATGAGATAGAATGGCTCGACTTACCCACAATTGGTAACAATGGCCTTCCCTATTTGGAAACAGGTCTGGACGGGGTATTACGATGCTCCTGGGTCGAAACTTCCGGGGATACTGCCACTTTGAAGTTTTCAACATTTCAGAATGAGCAATGGACTACCCCTGAGAAAGTGGCCAGTGGCACAAATTGGTTTGTCAATTGGGCCGATTATCCAAAAATATCGGCATCGGAAAATGTAATGATCGCACATTATCTGCAGAAGAGTGCCCCGGATACTTACGCCTATGATGTAAAAGTCAAGGTTCGAAATTCATCAGGTTGGAGTGAACCCTTTAAAGTACATGATGATTCCACGGAAACAGAACACGGATTCGTTTCCATCATTCCGCAAGCGGGTGATCAATTTCGGCTGGTTTGGTTGGATGGCAGAAATACTACCGGAGCCCATGAAGGTGCCATGACACTGAGAACGGCCATGATTGATCATTCCGGCAATGTTTCTGAACGAACGCGGTTGGATGAGCGTGTTTGTGATTGTTGCGCCACAGCAGCGGTAGCGACTACCAATGGTCCAATAGTCGCTTACAGGGATCGCTCCCCAGATGAAATTCGCGATATTTCATTGGTGCAATTGATGGAATCATCTGAATTGGGCTGGGTATACAATGAATCTATATCCATGGATAATTGGGAAATCGCAGGGTGTCCGGTCAATGGACCGAGTATTGATGCTAATGGAAATTTGGTTGCCTTAGGTTGGTTCACTGGCGCACAAAATAAGCCCAGGGTACAATTGGCAATATCTTCAAACGGAGGTACATCCTTTGAAACGCCCATTCTCATTGACAGCAAAGAACCCTTTGGTCGAGTCGCTGTGAATTTATTGAGTGAAGATCTGATTGGCGTGACCTGGTTAGCCAGGAATGGAGAAGAGGGTTTGATCAAACTCAAAATCATTAATAAATCTGGTATGGTCCTGAAAGAGATGGTGATCACGAAAACATCGGGCGCCCGACTTAGCGGATTTCCTCAAATGGCTGTTCAAAATGACTACCTGTATTTTGCCAATACACAACCCGGCTCGGAAGCATTAAACGTACAGGTAGGACGATTGAAGTATAAATAA
- the trxA gene encoding thioredoxin, translating into MGKAIEITDSNFEEVIGSDQPVLVDFWAEWCGPCKMIGPVVEELAGEYEGKAVVGKVDVDSNPEVSAKFGIRSIPTLLVFKGGEIVDKQIGAVPKAVLDQKLAAQLA; encoded by the coding sequence ATGGGAAAAGCAATTGAAATAACTGATTCGAATTTCGAAGAAGTAATAGGTTCAGATCAACCGGTACTAGTTGATTTCTGGGCGGAATGGTGTGGTCCTTGTAAGATGATCGGACCCGTAGTTGAAGAATTGGCCGGCGAATACGAAGGCAAAGCGGTAGTGGGCAAAGTAGATGTGGATTCAAATCCTGAAGTATCTGCCAAGTTCGGTATTCGTTCTATACCGACCCTTTTGGTTTTCAAAGGCGGTGAGATCGTTGACAAACAAATTGGAGCAGTGCCTAAAGCTGTATTGGATCAGAAATTAGCTGCTCAACTTGCATAA
- a CDS encoding DUF2062 domain-containing protein, with protein sequence MNKTCWYVVLVNYLRRFNFNLKRRLVTILMDEQEHLVALGFGVGSFIALLPTPGLSIFIGLGVAALMKPASRPGVLLAMVIWNIWTLIPIFALSAWLGEVIFSNEAKVYFHAEFLNQIVHFTRRMLVGNLIISIPLSFICYHVALRVIDKLRRRKIRKAVLV encoded by the coding sequence GTGAACAAAACTTGTTGGTACGTGGTGTTGGTCAATTATTTGAGAAGGTTCAATTTCAATTTGAAAAGAAGGTTAGTAACCATCCTGATGGATGAACAAGAGCATCTTGTTGCTCTTGGGTTTGGTGTAGGGTCCTTTATAGCACTATTACCGACTCCTGGTTTAAGCATTTTCATCGGATTAGGTGTAGCAGCATTAATGAAACCCGCTTCTCGTCCGGGCGTATTGCTGGCAATGGTCATTTGGAACATCTGGACATTGATCCCCATCTTCGCCTTAAGTGCCTGGCTTGGAGAAGTTATATTTTCCAACGAGGCCAAAGTGTACTTTCATGCCGAATTCCTGAATCAGATCGTGCACTTTACCCGCAGAATGCTAGTTGGCAACCTAATCATCTCTATTCCACTCTCCTTTATTTGCTATCATGTAGCGCTAAGAGTAATTGATAAATTGCGCCGGAGAAAAATCCGAAAAGCAGTCCTCGTTTAA
- a CDS encoding M23 family metallopeptidase: MTIINWRFLYTVVLVLPLFLGAQSPTFTSENYYLFPIYPGQTHYLAGTMGEMRGTHFHGGIDIRTGGKTGLPVLATADGYISRIRVQRGGYGHVLYMQHPNGTSSVYAHLKRFAPELEEYLREQQYKKKSYELDLFPDKNAFPFRQGEMLAYSGNTGSSSGPHLHFEIRDSKQRVLDPLKFNFKEIRDNIAPTLRKVAFVCLDDKARVNGVFGRFEFEVIQNEGKYRIPKPLQLEGKIGVEIDYIDRHNGSSARNGIPEIMMTVDNDTVFHQRKARMAFNEMRNIVVHMDYETYVNRRRKFNKLFKDEGNTLGIYLINNEGVKFNSEGSLLNIYLQDAYGNLSILETKVNNRKIVNRPEPTFRSFLLRRNWLHLQSALGDSAEVVLQNDTVRLEPYTQLKKQFYLWDLRKGLPTQFMTSSDTVDFRFQQTIPNNQTINFAQEGIDIEFKKTVLFDTLYLRYEKSSEGTKEYWDLPHADFPLRRPVKVTLSPEQEYTEQHHVYSVWGKKSSFIGGEWKDGKITFYTRDLGKFTIEKDISPPTVRNLKMARDGITLLIDDAKSGIKSYKAFLNGEWLMMAYDAKKKKIWAVPRVKDQPLEGNFRLEITDNAGNERIYEKQIPTT, encoded by the coding sequence ATGACGATAATTAACTGGCGATTTTTATATACGGTGGTATTGGTGTTGCCCCTATTTCTGGGAGCTCAGTCACCGACTTTCACCTCTGAAAATTATTACCTTTTCCCGATCTATCCTGGCCAAACCCATTACCTGGCAGGAACCATGGGTGAGATGCGTGGGACACATTTCCATGGAGGCATTGACATCAGAACGGGTGGTAAAACAGGATTACCCGTATTGGCCACCGCCGATGGTTATATTTCCCGAATCCGGGTCCAACGAGGTGGCTACGGCCATGTACTGTACATGCAACACCCGAATGGCACTTCCTCTGTTTATGCGCATCTCAAACGGTTTGCACCGGAATTAGAGGAATACTTGCGGGAACAGCAATACAAAAAAAAGTCTTACGAATTAGATCTTTTTCCAGATAAGAATGCTTTCCCCTTCCGACAGGGAGAAATGCTGGCCTATTCCGGCAATACCGGATCTTCAAGCGGACCACATTTACATTTTGAGATCCGTGATTCCAAGCAGCGCGTACTTGACCCGTTAAAATTTAATTTTAAAGAAATCCGGGACAATATCGCTCCGACACTTCGAAAAGTAGCCTTTGTCTGCCTGGATGATAAAGCCCGGGTGAATGGCGTTTTTGGTCGGTTTGAATTTGAAGTGATCCAAAACGAAGGGAAATACCGTATTCCTAAGCCATTGCAACTTGAAGGGAAAATTGGAGTGGAAATTGATTACATCGATCGGCACAATGGTTCCAGCGCCAGAAATGGTATTCCTGAAATCATGATGACCGTTGATAATGACACGGTATTCCATCAAAGAAAAGCCAGAATGGCCTTTAATGAAATGAGGAACATTGTGGTCCACATGGATTACGAAACCTACGTCAATCGACGAAGGAAATTCAACAAACTGTTCAAAGATGAAGGCAATACACTGGGCATTTACCTGATCAATAATGAAGGTGTGAAATTTAATTCGGAAGGTAGTTTACTAAACATTTATCTTCAGGATGCCTATGGCAATCTTTCCATTCTTGAAACCAAAGTAAACAACCGAAAAATAGTCAATCGACCGGAACCAACGTTCAGAAGTTTTCTGCTTCGGCGAAACTGGCTGCATCTGCAATCAGCATTAGGCGATTCTGCTGAGGTAGTGCTGCAAAATGATACGGTTCGCCTGGAGCCATACACACAATTGAAAAAACAGTTCTATCTGTGGGACCTCAGAAAGGGATTGCCCACACAGTTCATGACGAGTTCAGATACGGTGGACTTTCGATTTCAACAAACCATTCCCAATAACCAAACCATCAACTTTGCGCAGGAAGGTATCGACATTGAGTTTAAGAAGACGGTTCTTTTTGACACCCTTTATCTGAGGTATGAAAAATCATCCGAGGGAACAAAGGAATATTGGGACTTACCACATGCTGATTTTCCGCTGCGCAGACCCGTTAAAGTTACGCTGAGCCCTGAACAGGAATATACTGAGCAACATCATGTATACAGTGTCTGGGGTAAAAAATCCTCCTTTATCGGAGGGGAATGGAAAGACGGAAAAATCACCTTCTACACGCGTGATCTGGGCAAGTTCACCATAGAAAAAGACATCAGCCCTCCCACCGTCCGCAACCTGAAAATGGCCCGGGACGGGATCACTTTATTGATCGATGATGCCAAATCCGGTATCAAAAGCTACAAAGCATTTCTAAATGGCGAATGGCTCATGATGGCCTATGACGCTAAGAAAAAGAAAATCTGGGCCGTACCCAGAGTAAAGGACCAGCCCCTTGAAGGGAATTTCAGACTAGAAATTACCGATAATGCTGGAAACGAACGGATTTACGAAAAACAAATACCTACAACATGA
- the bcp gene encoding thioredoxin-dependent thiol peroxidase: MTLKAGDKAPEFEGKDQNGNLVKSTDLRGKKIVLYFYPKDNTPGCTAQSCNLRDNYEELQKQGYEVLGVSQDGEASHQKFIAKHELPFTLLVDTDHTIHNLFGTWGEKKMYGKTYMGTLRTTFVIDEEGTLTEVIEKVKTKDHTAQILG, from the coding sequence ATCACACTGAAAGCAGGTGATAAAGCGCCTGAATTTGAAGGGAAAGACCAAAATGGTAATCTCGTTAAATCAACCGATTTGCGTGGAAAAAAGATTGTCCTGTACTTCTATCCCAAGGACAATACCCCAGGCTGTACAGCGCAATCCTGTAACCTAAGAGATAATTATGAGGAACTGCAAAAACAGGGTTACGAGGTACTGGGTGTAAGTCAGGACGGTGAAGCCTCTCACCAAAAGTTCATTGCCAAACATGAACTTCCATTCACCTTGCTGGTAGATACCGACCACACCATTCACAACTTATTTGGTACCTGGGGTGAAAAGAAAATGTATGGTAAAACCTATATGGGTACTTTGAGAACTACTTTCGTCATTGACGAGGAAGGTACACTCACCGAAGTGATAGAAAAGGTCAAGACCAAAGATCACACGGCCCAGATTTTGGGTTAA
- a CDS encoding glycosyl hydrolase, protein MKKIVLLLLLTIPILVFGQKRKKNQPQYEKIDTELLSGLKWRNIGPYRGGRSVTSTGVVGDPMTYYMGGTGGGVWKTTNAGITWKNISDGFFKTGTVGAIAVAESDPNVIYVGMGEHAIRGVMTSSGDGVYRSTDAGRTWEHVGLENSQHISDVVIHPSNPDIVFVTVQGPQYGTSPERGVYKSTDGGDSWSPVLQVNSDVGASSLSMDYTNPRILYASMWEHRRYAWTMQSGGESSGLYKSTDMGESWEKMEEGLPEAFGKSGISVSRANPDLVFAVIEAEGDKGGVYRSNDRGKQWTQVNKDRVNIARSWYYMEIFADPVDENVVYVANAPVTKSINGGRSFGNLPTPHGDNHHIWINPNDNQNMINSNDGGANVTFDGGKSWSTQQNQPTSQFYRVNTDNLVPYNVYGGQQDNSAIAIASRTNGRGIGWKDWYSVAGCESAYAAFDPDNPVVVFGGCYQGIIEKWDKATGEVKLINQYPELRLGNVPANFSHRFNWNAPIISSPHDRSVIYHGGNVVFKTEDGGQSWEAISPDLTRNNPDQQGKGGGPFTNEAAGGENYNTLMYLTESPHEEGVIWAGSDDGLVHLTKDGGENWSNVTPTGLQEGIINSIEVSPHDPATAYIAVMRYKFNDLTPLAFKTNDYGASWTKITNGIDEAPSFFRVVREDPKVKGLLYGGTETGLYVSFNDGAFWQKVQLNLPVVPINDLMVRQNDLVAATAGRSFWILDDLGAIQQSKGEFGDALALYSPKDTYRLFGGSQDMPSPGWGQNPKEGVTLDYYLPNELDSTSITLKVLQNGAEIRSYTSEEAKDFRGWAGGPPKPAALPAKKGVNRFTWDFRRATLPAVSKVFAFGDYRGSRVGPGEYTLRLIHEDDSVETTVSILANPSIKASPLDWANQQSKLTGIEETIRDIHESVNTMRSAKSQLQGYQKLLKGNETAEALLDTAKSLVTKIEEWENNLIQPKQKTFQDVINFHNQLNAHLMYLKGAIDVAEPQVTDGAAERHDDLMAEWKIFADAKKQLIDVELKAFNDMYEELGLPAVILEE, encoded by the coding sequence ATGAAGAAGATTGTCCTATTGCTACTGCTGACAATTCCAATCCTGGTTTTCGGCCAGAAAAGAAAGAAAAATCAACCACAGTATGAAAAAATTGACACGGAACTACTTTCTGGTCTGAAATGGCGAAACATTGGCCCCTATCGCGGTGGTAGGAGCGTTACCAGTACCGGTGTAGTGGGTGATCCGATGACCTATTATATGGGTGGAACTGGTGGTGGCGTTTGGAAAACCACTAATGCAGGGATCACCTGGAAAAACATCAGCGATGGCTTCTTCAAAACAGGAACCGTTGGTGCGATCGCTGTGGCTGAATCTGACCCTAATGTGATTTACGTAGGAATGGGTGAACATGCCATCCGGGGAGTAATGACCTCCAGCGGCGATGGAGTCTATCGATCTACGGATGCTGGTCGTACCTGGGAGCACGTTGGATTAGAAAACTCACAACATATCTCAGATGTGGTCATACATCCTTCGAATCCCGATATTGTTTTCGTCACGGTACAAGGTCCACAATACGGTACCAGTCCCGAGCGAGGGGTTTATAAATCTACCGATGGAGGCGATTCATGGAGCCCCGTCTTACAAGTCAATTCCGATGTAGGCGCTTCTTCCCTTTCTATGGATTACACCAACCCACGTATTCTCTACGCTTCCATGTGGGAACACCGCCGTTATGCCTGGACCATGCAGTCAGGTGGGGAATCTTCTGGCTTATACAAATCAACAGATATGGGGGAATCCTGGGAGAAAATGGAGGAAGGGCTTCCGGAAGCTTTCGGAAAGTCCGGGATCTCTGTTTCCCGAGCCAATCCCGATCTGGTATTCGCAGTAATAGAAGCAGAAGGAGATAAAGGAGGCGTATATCGGTCCAATGACAGAGGTAAGCAATGGACGCAAGTCAATAAAGACCGGGTGAACATTGCTCGTTCGTGGTATTATATGGAAATCTTTGCCGACCCTGTCGACGAAAATGTGGTTTATGTGGCCAATGCACCTGTCACGAAATCTATTAACGGAGGCCGTTCATTCGGAAATCTCCCTACTCCACATGGCGATAACCACCACATCTGGATCAATCCGAATGACAATCAAAATATGATCAACTCTAATGATGGTGGCGCTAACGTAACCTTCGATGGTGGAAAGAGCTGGTCTACACAACAAAATCAACCCACTTCTCAATTCTACCGGGTCAATACGGATAATTTGGTTCCTTACAACGTGTACGGAGGCCAGCAAGATAATTCAGCAATTGCCATCGCAAGCCGCACGAATGGTCGTGGCATCGGATGGAAAGACTGGTATTCCGTGGCAGGTTGTGAAAGTGCTTACGCTGCTTTTGATCCTGACAATCCAGTAGTCGTATTTGGAGGTTGCTATCAAGGCATCATTGAAAAGTGGGACAAAGCTACCGGAGAAGTCAAATTGATCAATCAATACCCTGAGTTACGTCTGGGAAATGTGCCTGCTAACTTCAGTCATCGATTCAATTGGAATGCGCCTATCATTTCCTCACCCCATGATCGCAGCGTGATCTATCATGGAGGAAATGTGGTTTTCAAAACGGAAGATGGAGGTCAATCCTGGGAAGCAATCTCACCCGACCTCACCAGAAACAATCCCGATCAGCAGGGAAAAGGTGGTGGACCCTTCACTAATGAAGCAGCTGGTGGTGAGAATTACAACACGTTGATGTACCTAACCGAATCCCCTCATGAAGAAGGAGTAATCTGGGCTGGATCCGATGACGGACTTGTGCACCTGACCAAAGACGGTGGAGAAAACTGGAGCAATGTCACTCCCACAGGCTTACAGGAAGGGATCATCAATTCCATCGAAGTATCACCACACGATCCTGCAACTGCTTACATCGCCGTAATGCGCTATAAGTTCAATGACCTTACTCCCCTGGCCTTCAAGACCAATGATTATGGAGCCAGCTGGACTAAAATCACCAATGGTATCGATGAAGCCCCTTCCTTTTTTAGGGTAGTACGAGAAGACCCCAAAGTGAAAGGCCTGTTGTATGGTGGAACAGAAACCGGACTTTATGTCTCTTTTAACGATGGTGCCTTCTGGCAAAAAGTCCAATTGAATTTGCCAGTCGTTCCCATCAACGACCTCATGGTACGTCAAAATGACCTGGTTGCTGCTACGGCTGGACGATCCTTCTGGATCCTTGATGACCTGGGGGCTATTCAGCAATCCAAAGGTGAATTTGGAGATGCCCTGGCACTGTATTCCCCGAAAGATACCTACCGCTTATTCGGAGGTAGTCAGGACATGCCATCACCCGGATGGGGACAAAACCCAAAAGAAGGTGTCACGCTGGATTACTACTTACCTAATGAACTGGACAGTACTTCCATCACTTTGAAAGTACTTCAAAATGGTGCAGAGATCCGAAGTTATACATCTGAAGAAGCGAAAGACTTCCGAGGTTGGGCCGGCGGACCTCCTAAACCAGCTGCTCTTCCAGCCAAGAAAGGTGTCAATCGCTTCACCTGGGATTTCCGAAGAGCCACACTACCCGCGGTTTCCAAAGTCTTTGCATTCGGAGATTATCGGGGTTCGCGAGTAGGTCCAGGCGAGTACACTTTGCGGCTCATCCATGAAGATGACTCGGTAGAAACCACAGTTTCTATCTTAGCCAATCCATCTATCAAAGCCAGTCCTCTTGACTGGGCCAACCAGCAAAGCAAGTTGACTGGAATTGAGGAGACCATTCGGGATATCCACGAGTCGGTAAACACCATGCGATCTGCCAAAAGCCAGCTGCAGGGCTACCAGAAATTACTGAAAGGTAATGAAACTGCTGAGGCATTATTGGATACGGCCAAGTCGTTGGTGACTAAAATTGAAGAATGGGAAAACAACCTGATACAACCGAAACAAAAGACATTTCAGGATGTGATCAATTTCCATAACCAATTGAATGCCCACCTGATGTACCTGAAAGGTGCCATTGACGTAGCCGAACCTCAGGTAACGGACGGTGCAGCGGAACGTCACGATGACCTAATGGCCGAATGGAAAATTTTTGCTGATGCTAAAAAGCAATTGATAGATGTGGAGTTGAAAGCCTTCAATGACATGTATGAGGAGTTGGGGCTGCCAGCAGTGATATTGGAAGAGTAG